A genomic stretch from Bosea sp. F3-2 includes:
- a CDS encoding SDR family oxidoreductase, protein MSHLANKIVLITGASSGIGEATARALAKAGAVVVLGARRTDRLETLAAEINAASGKAIYRSVDVTSRDDVQAFADAALAAFGRIDVIINNAGIMPLSPMASLKVDEWDRMVDVNIKGVLYGIAAVLPAMNRQGSGQVINVSSIGGLAVSPAAAVYCATKYAVRAISDGLRQENDKIRVTCVYPGVVESELANSITDPTAAEAMVAYRSIALKPEAIADAIMHVIGQPADIDTNEIVIRPTASA, encoded by the coding sequence ATGAGCCATCTCGCGAACAAGATCGTTCTCATCACCGGCGCCAGCAGTGGTATCGGCGAGGCGACGGCCCGCGCCCTCGCCAAGGCCGGAGCCGTCGTCGTGCTCGGCGCGCGCCGCACGGACCGCCTCGAAACCCTGGCTGCCGAGATCAACGCGGCCAGTGGCAAGGCGATCTATCGGAGCGTCGATGTCACCTCGCGCGACGATGTCCAGGCCTTCGCCGATGCCGCGCTCGCCGCCTTCGGGCGCATCGACGTCATCATCAACAATGCCGGCATCATGCCGCTTTCGCCGATGGCCTCCCTGAAGGTCGACGAATGGGATCGGATGGTCGACGTCAACATCAAGGGCGTGCTCTACGGGATCGCGGCGGTGCTGCCGGCGATGAATCGCCAAGGCTCCGGCCAGGTCATCAACGTCTCCTCCATCGGCGGCCTTGCCGTCTCGCCGGCGGCCGCGGTCTACTGCGCCACCAAATACGCGGTGCGTGCGATCTCGGATGGGCTGCGGCAGGAGAACGACAAGATCCGCGTGACGTGCGTCTATCCGGGCGTCGTGGAATCGGAACTGGCCAACTCGATTACCGATCCCACCGCAGCGGAAGCGATGGTCGCCTATCGCAGCATCGCCCTGAAGCCAGAGGCGATTGCGGATGCCATTATGCACGTGATCGGCCAGCCTGCCGATATCGACACCAACGAAATCGTCATCCGTCCCACCGCAAGCGCTTGA
- a CDS encoding AraC family transcriptional regulator: MNEPSPPSSVPERTSPAGLESYISGTTLMSGDGPAWKDVFVQILSRDRVQAPFLVPAVAEPLIVWVMAGNAIVEERDLGDQWTANRVNVGDFFLTRSPVPYEMRWQADGDRPFQVMHLYVSVPLFERAAREMLGKAVGNITLKDVSGARDETLSHILSLLHGELVAESGGSALFVEGLAQSLAVHLLRHYAVADADTRAQNALPSSKLRRAIAFMEARLEEPFDLGQLAQAAGMSEFHFSRLFKKATGLPPSHHFIRQRVAKARQLLQETDTSIIEIGMAVGYSSPSHFAQIFRRETGVSPSDYRRG; encoded by the coding sequence TTGAACGAACCGTCTCCGCCGTCATCCGTCCCTGAACGGACCTCTCCGGCCGGGCTCGAAAGCTATATCAGCGGGACCACGCTGATGAGCGGCGACGGCCCGGCCTGGAAGGACGTCTTCGTCCAGATCCTGTCCCGGGACCGCGTTCAGGCGCCCTTCCTGGTTCCTGCCGTGGCGGAGCCGCTCATCGTCTGGGTCATGGCGGGCAACGCCATCGTCGAAGAGCGTGACCTCGGCGACCAATGGACGGCCAACCGGGTGAATGTCGGCGACTTCTTCCTGACGCGCTCACCGGTTCCTTATGAAATGCGGTGGCAAGCCGACGGCGATCGGCCCTTTCAGGTGATGCACCTTTATGTCTCCGTCCCGCTGTTCGAAAGGGCGGCGCGAGAGATGCTGGGCAAAGCCGTAGGCAACATCACCCTGAAGGACGTCTCCGGCGCCCGCGACGAAACGCTCTCGCATATCCTCAGCCTGCTCCACGGAGAACTGGTCGCGGAAAGCGGCGGTAGCGCGCTGTTCGTCGAAGGGCTGGCGCAGAGCCTCGCCGTGCATCTCCTGCGCCATTATGCGGTCGCAGACGCCGATACGCGCGCCCAAAATGCCTTGCCGAGCTCCAAGCTCAGGCGGGCGATCGCCTTCATGGAAGCCCGTCTGGAAGAGCCGTTCGATCTTGGCCAACTGGCGCAAGCGGCGGGAATGAGCGAATTCCATTTCAGCCGGCTGTTCAAGAAGGCGACGGGCCTGCCTCCCTCGCACCACTTCATTCGGCAGCGGGTGGCCAAGGCCCGGCAACTGCTCCAGGAAACCGACACCAGCATCATCGAGATCGGCATGGCCGTCGGCTACTCCAGCCCCAGCCATTTCGCCCAGATCTTCCGCCGCGAGACCGGCGTATCGCCAAGCGATTATCGCAGAGGCTAG
- a CDS encoding LysR family transcriptional regulator has product MSEPGTPTLDQLKVLLTVVDVGSFAGAARKLNRATSVVSYAIANLEAQLGLTLFDRETTRKPQLTEAGRMVLAEARRVSNSIDNLRAKSKGLLQGLESELHIVLDTLLPEHRVVDALTSFREHFPTVNLHLYVESLGAVTRLVLDRVATIGVAGPLVTVDAIEKVGIGSVRMIPVAAPGHPLASAENIPPGAGREHVQLVLTDRSDLTRGRDVAVVGTSTWRLADLSSKHMLLKAGIGWGNMPEPMIRDDLAAGRLIHLDMPDSIGGYYVMDAIYRTDTPPGPAGRWLIERFRGQVPSVAAEAGTVG; this is encoded by the coding sequence ATCTCGGAGCCGGGCACTCCCACCCTCGACCAACTCAAGGTCCTGCTGACCGTCGTCGATGTCGGCAGTTTTGCCGGCGCGGCGCGCAAGCTGAACCGCGCCACCTCCGTCGTCAGCTATGCGATCGCGAATCTCGAGGCGCAGCTCGGCCTGACCCTTTTCGATCGCGAGACCACCCGCAAGCCGCAGCTCACGGAGGCCGGGCGCATGGTTCTGGCCGAGGCGCGGCGCGTCAGCAACAGCATCGACAACCTGCGGGCCAAGTCGAAGGGCCTTTTGCAGGGGCTGGAGTCGGAACTGCACATCGTTCTCGACACGCTGCTGCCCGAGCATCGCGTAGTCGATGCCCTGACCAGCTTTCGGGAGCATTTCCCGACCGTCAATCTGCACCTCTATGTCGAGTCCCTCGGCGCTGTGACGCGGCTGGTCCTCGATCGTGTCGCAACCATCGGCGTCGCGGGTCCGCTGGTGACGGTCGATGCCATCGAGAAGGTCGGCATCGGCAGCGTGCGCATGATCCCGGTCGCCGCGCCCGGCCACCCGCTGGCCAGTGCGGAAAACATCCCGCCGGGCGCCGGACGCGAGCATGTCCAGCTCGTCCTGACCGATCGATCCGATCTCACCAGAGGCAGGGATGTTGCGGTCGTGGGGACAAGCACCTGGCGGCTGGCCGATCTCAGCTCCAAGCATATGCTGCTCAAGGCGGGGATCGGCTGGGGCAACATGCCGGAGCCGATGATCCGCGACGATCTCGCCGCCGGCCGCCTGATCCATCTCGACATGCCCGACAGCATCGGTGGCTATTACGTCATGGATGCGATCTATCGCACGGATACGCCGCCAGGGCCGGCGGGCCGATGGCTGATCGAGCGCTTTCGGGGACAGGTGCCTAGTGTCGCCGCCGAGGCCGGCACGGTGGGCTGA
- a CDS encoding SDR family oxidoreductase: MSDILKDKTVVVTGASSGIGRAIAIAAARHGAKAVIVSDITETPREGGAPTTSEIEALGVAARFFKADVSNRADNDALVAAADEFGGADVMVLNAGISLRSDGADVSEQDYRRLMSINLDGTLFGAQAAARRMKERGKGGSIVLMASMGGIAGAGITVAYSTSKGGVVLMAKALADALGPDGIRVNAIAPGTIDTELLRKTPDIAAASEGFRQRTPLRRLGQPSEIGDAVAFLGSDLSSYVTGITLQVDGGLLAVI, from the coding sequence ATGAGCGATATCCTGAAGGACAAGACCGTCGTCGTGACCGGCGCATCGAGCGGCATCGGGCGAGCGATCGCCATCGCGGCGGCGCGCCACGGCGCCAAGGCCGTGATCGTCTCGGACATCACCGAGACCCCGCGCGAAGGCGGCGCCCCCACCACCTCCGAGATCGAAGCCCTCGGCGTAGCCGCGCGCTTCTTCAAAGCTGACGTGTCGAACCGCGCCGACAACGACGCCCTGGTCGCCGCGGCGGACGAATTCGGCGGTGCCGATGTGATGGTACTGAATGCCGGCATCTCGCTCCGCTCCGATGGTGCCGACGTCAGCGAGCAGGATTACCGCCGGCTGATGTCGATCAACCTCGACGGCACGCTGTTCGGGGCGCAGGCCGCGGCCCGGCGCATGAAGGAGCGTGGCAAGGGCGGCAGCATCGTTCTGATGGCCAGCATGGGCGGGATCGCCGGCGCCGGCATCACCGTCGCCTATTCGACGAGCAAGGGCGGCGTCGTCCTGATGGCCAAGGCCCTTGCCGATGCGCTCGGCCCAGACGGCATTCGCGTGAACGCCATCGCACCCGGCACCATCGACACCGAGTTGCTGCGCAAGACGCCGGACATCGCCGCGGCCAGCGAGGGCTTTCGCCAGCGCACGCCGCTGAGGCGCCTCGGACAGCCGTCGGAAATCGGCGATGCCGTCGCGTTCCTGGGCTCGGATCTGTCGAGCTATGTCACGGGCATCACGCTTCAGGTCGATGGCGGCCTGCTCGCCGTGATCTGA
- the wrbA gene encoding NAD(P)H:quinone oxidoreductase encodes MAKVLVLYYSSYGHIETMANAMADGARAAGATVDIKRVPETVPEEIAKKAHFKLDQAAPVASVADLEHYDAIIVGTGTRFGRMSSQMAAFLDQAGGLWVRGALHGKVGAAFTSSATQHGGNETTLFSIITNLLHFGMTIVGLPYSHAGQMTLEEIVGGAPYGATTVAGGDGSRQPSAIELEGARHQGGLVAKTAAKLFG; translated from the coding sequence ATGGCCAAGGTTCTGGTGCTGTATTACTCGTCCTACGGGCACATCGAGACCATGGCGAACGCCATGGCCGATGGCGCCCGGGCCGCCGGCGCGACTGTCGACATCAAGCGCGTGCCGGAAACGGTGCCCGAGGAAATCGCCAAGAAGGCCCATTTCAAGCTCGACCAGGCCGCGCCGGTCGCCAGCGTGGCCGATCTCGAGCACTATGACGCCATCATCGTCGGAACCGGCACGCGCTTCGGCCGGATGTCGAGCCAGATGGCGGCCTTCCTCGACCAGGCCGGCGGGCTGTGGGTTCGCGGTGCCCTGCACGGCAAGGTCGGCGCAGCCTTCACCTCGTCGGCGACGCAGCATGGCGGCAACGAGACGACCCTCTTCTCGATCATCACCAATCTGCTGCATTTCGGCATGACGATCGTCGGCCTGCCCTACAGCCATGCCGGCCAGATGACGCTGGAAGAGATCGTCGGCGGCGCTCCCTATGGCGCGACGACCGTGGCCGGCGGCGACGGCTCGCGCCAGCCTTCGGCGATCGAGCTGGAGGGCGCCCGGCACCAGGGCGGACTCGTCGCGAAGACGGCCGCCAAGCTATTCGGCTGA
- a CDS encoding ester cyclase — protein MTQDISEQAKAIIRRNTEEVQGGGDWALFDTLFSDDFHDHTPQPGMNSDKASVLGLYKRLRVAFPDFRPEIHWQRADGDVVTTFKTYHGTHQGEFLGIPATGKTLSFETVDAMRVVDGKITDHWGVANLYSVLQQLGVIAPLSK, from the coding sequence ATGACACAGGACATCAGCGAACAGGCGAAAGCCATCATCCGCCGCAATACCGAAGAGGTTCAGGGCGGCGGAGACTGGGCGCTCTTCGACACGCTGTTCTCCGACGATTTCCACGATCACACCCCCCAGCCGGGCATGAACAGCGACAAGGCGAGCGTGCTCGGCCTCTACAAGCGCCTGCGCGTCGCGTTCCCCGACTTCAGGCCGGAAATCCACTGGCAGCGCGCCGATGGCGACGTCGTCACCACCTTCAAGACCTATCACGGCACGCATCAGGGCGAATTCCTCGGCATCCCCGCCACCGGCAAGACGCTGAGCTTCGAGACCGTCGACGCGATGCGCGTTGTCGACGGCAAGATCACCGATCACTGGGGCGTCGCGAACCTCTATTCGGTTCTCCAGCAGCTCGGCGTGATCGCGCCGCTGTCGAAGTAA
- a CDS encoding zinc-binding dehydrogenase, which produces MSTVIRMHETGAPSVLVAEDEKVGHPGAGQVKLRHDAIGVNFIDTMFRSGAFGAPLPFVTGVEAAGIVTETGPGVRQFDIGDRVAYFFAPGAYAAERLVDEAALIRLPDDVATDTAAGFLTKGITAWLAVRHLHQVRPGDKVLVQGATGGVGSLVTRWAKALGATVIAVGSAAKLGGIASEVDHALASDEPDLGLRIRAVAPQGVDVVYEFVGKATFPASLKAVHDGGEIFTIGAASGAPEIDQAELTSRLITVAHASAAATVKGALLAQASNELFDRWREGIFGDIALHRYRLLDAAQAHRDIADRTIGPNPILVP; this is translated from the coding sequence ATGAGCACCGTCATTCGCATGCACGAAACCGGCGCCCCGTCGGTCCTCGTCGCTGAAGACGAGAAGGTCGGGCATCCCGGTGCCGGCCAGGTCAAGCTGCGCCACGACGCCATCGGCGTGAACTTCATCGACACGATGTTCCGGTCCGGCGCATTCGGGGCGCCATTACCCTTCGTGACCGGCGTGGAAGCTGCCGGCATCGTCACCGAGACCGGCCCGGGCGTTCGCCAATTCGATATCGGCGACCGCGTCGCCTATTTCTTCGCTCCGGGCGCCTATGCGGCCGAGCGTCTGGTCGACGAGGCCGCCCTCATCAGGCTGCCCGACGATGTCGCGACCGATACCGCTGCCGGCTTCCTGACCAAGGGCATCACAGCCTGGCTCGCCGTTCGCCACCTCCACCAGGTCAGGCCGGGCGACAAGGTGCTGGTCCAGGGGGCGACCGGCGGTGTCGGCTCACTCGTCACGCGCTGGGCGAAAGCTCTGGGCGCGACCGTCATCGCGGTCGGCTCGGCCGCCAAACTCGGCGGGATCGCATCCGAGGTCGATCACGCGCTCGCCTCTGACGAACCCGATCTCGGGCTCCGGATCCGCGCCGTCGCGCCGCAAGGGGTCGACGTCGTCTACGAGTTCGTGGGCAAGGCAACCTTTCCCGCCTCGCTGAAGGCGGTGCACGACGGTGGCGAGATCTTCACGATCGGAGCCGCATCCGGCGCACCGGAGATTGATCAGGCCGAACTGACGTCGCGCTTGATCACAGTCGCGCATGCCAGCGCGGCGGCCACCGTCAAGGGAGCCCTGCTGGCGCAGGCCTCGAACGAGCTGTTCGATCGCTGGAGGGAGGGCATCTTCGGTGACATCGCGCTGCATCGCTATCGCCTGCTCGATGCCGCGCAAGCCCATCGCGACATCGCCGACCGCACCATCGGCCCGAATCCGATCCTGGTTCCTTAA
- a CDS encoding nuclear transport factor 2 family protein has protein sequence MSSTLSALLLRNLHDVFGEPDPDRRRAAIDEIFHEDAVFHDPNGGVFRGRAEIDRIAGVIKAGHPDFRYQPLSEPEVVGDAGRVRWVSGSPGHPPAYAGTDFAIARDGKIAAVYLFFDALP, from the coding sequence ATGTCCAGCACCCTGTCGGCCTTGCTGCTTCGCAATCTCCACGACGTGTTCGGGGAGCCCGACCCTGACCGCCGCCGCGCCGCGATCGATGAGATCTTCCACGAGGATGCCGTGTTCCATGATCCCAATGGCGGCGTCTTCCGCGGCCGTGCCGAGATCGACCGCATCGCCGGAGTGATCAAGGCCGGTCATCCCGACTTCCGATATCAACCGCTTTCCGAGCCGGAAGTGGTCGGCGATGCCGGCCGCGTTCGCTGGGTCTCGGGCAGCCCGGGCCACCCCCCGGCCTATGCCGGAACCGATTTCGCGATCGCGCGCGACGGCAAGATCGCCGCCGTCTATCTTTTCTTCGACGCGTTGCCTTGA
- a CDS encoding patatin-like phospholipase family protein — protein MIVRAALCLALMLLPACTFQGRPQALPFERQEGAEVAGYGTVRFWADGIDSRVPAYLDNQYRQIAASGCRACRNEASFLAISGGGADGAYGAGVLKGWSERGDRPRFEVVTGVSTGSLAAPFVFAGPAYDAALEEIYTRYGDSDLFRNRGIVGLLGDSLYDTEPLRRLIERHADDALLDTIATEHRKGRRLLVQTTNLDAQRPVVWDLGAIAASGNPERRKLFVDALLASAAIPGVFPPVALNVASEGRLYDELHVDGGVSAQIFFAPPGLDLNGAARRHFGHERHLSLYVVRNGKLGPEYKASERSVMALASRSITTLVKYQSLANITTLSEVARQMKADFAFAAVPESFAVQPRSEFDPLYMQALFRMGYQDALRGQAWRKTPPASPMLALRR, from the coding sequence ATGATCGTTCGCGCCGCCCTGTGCCTGGCGTTGATGCTGCTCCCCGCCTGCACCTTCCAGGGGCGTCCGCAAGCCTTGCCCTTCGAACGGCAGGAAGGGGCCGAGGTCGCCGGCTACGGCACGGTGCGGTTCTGGGCCGACGGCATCGACAGCCGCGTTCCCGCTTATCTCGACAACCAGTATCGGCAGATCGCGGCATCGGGCTGCCGCGCCTGCCGGAACGAGGCGAGCTTCCTGGCGATCTCCGGTGGAGGCGCGGATGGCGCCTACGGGGCTGGTGTCCTGAAGGGCTGGAGCGAACGAGGCGACCGGCCGCGCTTCGAAGTGGTCACCGGCGTCAGCACGGGCTCGCTGGCAGCGCCCTTCGTATTCGCCGGACCAGCCTATGATGCCGCCCTGGAAGAGATCTATACGCGCTATGGCGACAGCGACCTGTTTCGCAACAGGGGGATCGTCGGGCTCCTCGGCGACTCGCTCTACGACACGGAGCCGCTGCGCCGCCTGATCGAGCGTCACGCCGACGACGCCCTGCTCGATACGATCGCAACCGAGCACCGCAAGGGGCGACGCCTGCTCGTCCAGACGACCAACCTCGATGCGCAGCGACCGGTGGTCTGGGATCTCGGCGCCATCGCCGCCAGCGGCAATCCGGAGCGCCGCAAGCTGTTCGTCGACGCGCTCCTCGCCTCCGCGGCCATTCCGGGCGTCTTCCCGCCGGTCGCGCTCAATGTGGCCAGCGAAGGCCGGCTCTACGACGAGCTGCATGTCGATGGCGGCGTCTCCGCCCAGATCTTCTTCGCACCGCCGGGGCTCGACCTGAACGGCGCCGCCCGCCGCCATTTCGGGCATGAACGGCACCTGAGTCTCTACGTGGTCCGCAACGGCAAGCTCGGCCCCGAATACAAGGCGAGCGAACGCAGCGTGATGGCGCTGGCCTCACGCTCCATCACGACGCTGGTGAAGTACCAGTCGCTTGCGAACATCACGACGCTGTCGGAGGTCGCGCGGCAGATGAAGGCCGATTTCGCCTTTGCGGCCGTGCCCGAAAGTTTCGCGGTGCAGCCGCGCTCCGAATTCGACCCGCTCTACATGCAGGCGCTCTTCAGGATGGGCTATCAGGACGCCCTGCGGGGACAGGCATGGCGCAAGACACCGCCGGCCTCGCCGATGCTCGCATTGCGGCGCTAG
- a CDS encoding substrate-binding domain-containing protein: MHKHTADLKTLALELGLSQSTVSRALRAHPGIPETTRRRVVAAAEAAGYRPNARARSLAIGRAEAIGLVFPLERLQLPETNFVDVLAGISTAVTRRNYSLLLSPFEDDEAAVLRKLASSKAVDGVIITRPLVDDPRIALLNQLRLPFVVHGRSEVKEPYSFVDTDNDTSFERLTSLLLDYGHRRIVAVNGLEKFRYAAARAASFLRAFAARGLTPLPDAIEFVSMTEATGYETAMRRLDDPERPTAFICGSVFQARGVYRAIRERGLKIGADVSVVCHDDGVRGCSAAEFVPPLTATATSIRSAGEQLALILIDLIEQKASEPVREILPFELILRDSVALAQPQP, from the coding sequence TTGCATAAACACACTGCGGATCTGAAAACGCTCGCCCTCGAGCTCGGCCTTTCTCAATCCACCGTCAGCCGGGCTCTGCGTGCCCATCCCGGCATACCGGAGACGACGCGGCGGCGCGTCGTTGCAGCCGCCGAGGCGGCAGGATACCGGCCGAACGCGCGGGCGCGCAGTCTTGCGATCGGTCGGGCCGAGGCGATCGGGCTCGTCTTCCCGCTCGAGCGGCTCCAGCTGCCCGAAACCAATTTCGTGGATGTGCTGGCGGGCATTTCGACGGCCGTTACGCGCCGCAACTACAGCTTGCTTCTTTCCCCGTTCGAGGATGATGAGGCGGCCGTCCTGCGCAAGCTGGCTTCATCGAAGGCCGTCGACGGGGTCATCATCACGCGCCCCCTCGTCGACGATCCGCGCATCGCGTTGCTGAACCAGCTGCGCCTGCCTTTTGTCGTGCACGGGCGCAGCGAGGTGAAGGAGCCCTATTCCTTCGTCGACACGGACAACGATACGTCATTCGAACGTTTGACGAGCCTGCTCCTCGACTATGGGCACCGTCGCATCGTGGCGGTGAACGGCCTCGAGAAGTTCCGTTACGCCGCCGCGCGTGCCGCGAGCTTCCTGCGCGCCTTCGCTGCTCGCGGGCTGACCCCGTTGCCGGATGCGATCGAATTCGTCTCGATGACCGAAGCCACGGGCTATGAGACCGCGATGCGCCGCCTCGACGATCCGGAGCGGCCGACAGCCTTCATCTGCGGGTCGGTTTTCCAGGCTCGCGGCGTGTATCGCGCCATACGCGAGCGTGGGCTGAAAATCGGCGCCGATGTCTCGGTCGTTTGCCATGACGACGGCGTGAGGGGATGCAGCGCGGCCGAGTTTGTCCCCCCACTGACAGCGACTGCGACCTCGATCCGTAGCGCAGGCGAGCAGCTCGCTCTGATCTTGATCGATCTGATCGAACAGAAAGCCTCGGAACCAGTTCGCGAGATACTACCTTTCGAACTCATCCTGCGCGATTCCGTCGCTTTGGCGCAGCCGCAACCTTAG